The segment AGGTgtgagcaagagaaagagagtgaaAGGCTGTGGAGGAAGCCAATGGAAGAAAGCCTTACTCCGTGGGACatcgctcccccctcctacTGTCGTCCATTTCCCCTGCTCCCCTACCTACCTGCCGCGCAGAGCGGGGATCCCCACCAGACCCTCTGGGGGGAGTATGAGCACGAGCCCATCTGCGCGCAAACATGCATAAGgagacatgcacacacaagcacaggtATTCTCTCTTGCCACAGTATCGAGCTCAACATAGTTTAGAAAAAAAAGCCTAATGCACCGGTGGAGTTCAGGCATCCTCGCTGGGCACAAGAGCATTGACGGCGCCAACTGCCCACACACGCTgcgttgccccccccccctccctccctccttaTCTCTTTCGttggggagaagaggaaaacgagggaagggaggggcaACTGTACCGTCTGTGCTTGTCTCTGCGTatttatgtgtgtgtgggtgtggcggtgggtatgtgtgtggctgCTCATGAATGCGCgaaaggcaagagagagagaaagaaatgGGCTGGTGGGTTGGGGACCAAAAGTGCCTCGCaggaagcaaaagaaaacaacaaccataaaagagaaagagcgcgcctacgcacacacacacacacacacacacttgaTGCAGACAGAGAGTGAGGAACAAGGAAGAGCATATTCCTATATCACAACGCCGTCATCTTACCTCACCCACCCTCATTGTACCTATGTGTGCGTGGGACAGGATGGGCACGTCCAGTGTGTGGTAGtggtgaagagagggagcgtACTACGACGTCGGCCCTTGCTGTCTTGACATGGGAGCTCCCCTTCCGCCTCCAACTCCTCCGCGTATTCGctgcgctctttctcttcaaCGTTGGGACACTGCGATTTTTtgagaggaaaaggggagaggggggggggggggggcaaagatgcctctcaggtgcactgcgtaagctgctgcagcaccagtgcATTGAtgcgcacagacagacacgaGCGCACCCTTCCCCCACCTTTCCGCTCAAACTCATGCTGCTCTCCTGTACGACCAGAGCAGTAAAGTGAGTTGAAGGAGGCGAAGAGTGTGGGCGCATCGTGGGGACGGGGAAGGAAACCCCTCCGCACATACCTCAGTGACGTACTACATGGCGTGCTGACGTAAgttccccacacacacgcatggaTACAACCACAGACAGACTCATCAAGCAatacgcgcgcacgcacaagaGCGCGAGTGGGTAAGAGTTTAGTCAGAGAAGGTGTCCCATGTGCATGAGTGCCTGCCAGCACGTGCGGGGCCACAGCGGGAGCAATACGCCACCTCGTGAAAGCGACCATcacacaagagaaagagagatcCCTACTAAGACGTGAAAAACTGATATCAAGAatttcacacacacacagcgagtgCACAACCGTCATCAACAGGaaacacgcacagacgcacacgcacgcgcgcacgggaaggcggaagaggagaagtgtgtgcgtctgtgcgtctgtTTGGTCCCGCGTGTCACTCGTCACTATCACCTAACATATACACGGATCCGCTCACAATATATTGACAGACAGAGTACCCGCCGGCACCAtcgtagggggggggggggggacaaaacaaaaaacagCAAGCTGAGTGGTGGGGAAGACTATCACCGTGATAGACGCAGAGGCCCTGCTGCACGGCTCCCCCTTACAGACGCCCAAAAGGGCGCGCCTACTTTGCTGGGTGTTCGCGTGCCCACATGTGCGCCTATACTAGGTGTGTAGGAATGTGCCTTTTTAAGCGGGAATGTAGAACTTGCGCTGTCCGGGAGCAGCGGTATCACCCAGCGCAGCCGCGTACTCATCACTGTATTGCCAAACGTGCGACATGTGGTCCCACGGGGAGTTATTGATggcctcctcccactccttGTTGACTGTCTTGCGCCACGTTGGGTTGTTTGCCGGCATATAGGTCCCGTAGTAGTACTTGAGTGCGCTGAAGATGATGAAACTGTGcgtcgccatcaccaccaacATGAGAATGACAGGGTGGCGAGGGAGCTTCTGGCCCTCGCCGAAGATCTTATCCGAGACACGCATCGCGATAATGGTGTCGACAGCGTCCTTAAACTGCTGAGGGTCTTTGAAGTGGGCCAGTGCCTCTGGTGGGTAGAAGACTTCCCTCTTCATCGAGTAAATCCATCTGAAGCTGTACGCGAACGGGTTGGGGATGCGGGCGCGG is part of the Leishmania braziliensis MHOM/BR/75/M2904 complete genome, chromosome 25 genome and harbors:
- a CDS encoding putative cytochrome c oxidase VII — its product is MPRPFGVWAPATTLAEYRARIPNPFAYSFRWIYSMKREVFYPPEALAHFKDPQQFKDAVDTIIAMRVSDKIFGEGQKLPRHPVILMLVVMATHSFIIFSALKYYYGTYMPANNPTWRKTVNKEWEEAINNSPWDHMSHVWQYSDEYAAALGDTAAPGQRKFYIPA